From the Helicoverpa armigera isolate CAAS_96S chromosome 27, ASM3070526v1, whole genome shotgun sequence genome, one window contains:
- the LOC110373779 gene encoding LHFPL tetraspan subfamily member 2a protein gives MCYVIVTGRSLAWLLLSLVAFMLILTGIMTPKWLMGQPVVLNEKNITSFYVPSVGIYNRCIRMRDDHNNCASFSFYGLATDAEVYPTPWKAAMFFLSLCAAIQFATVLAGVMACCVQSVFKKSVISLAGATQALGGLFGVLGLLLYPWGWGATRVKRLCGENSEPYIPGDCSIGWALFVTATGVAQIFLASALSKTADKAANSDKVQFQMDEGKQLICLA, from the exons ATGTGTTACGTTATAGTAACTGGAAGGAGCTTAGCATGGCTTTTACTAAGTTTGGTAGCATTCATGTTAATTTTGACTGGTATTATGACTCCTAAATGGCTTATGGGCCAGCCCGTGGTGCTCAACGAGAAGAATATCACTAGTTTTTATGTTCCTAGCGTCGGTATTTACAATAG ATGTATCCGCATGAGAGATGACCATAACAACTGTGCTTCGTTCTCGTTCTATGGGCTGGCCACTGATGCTGAAGTGTATCCTACACCTTGGAAGGCGGCCATGTTCTTCCTGTCTCTGT GTGCAGCCATACAATTCGCAACTGTGTTAGCGGGTGTTATGGCGTGTTGTGTGCAATCTGTGTTTAAGAAGAGTGTCATTTCATTAGCTGGGGCTACTCAAGCACTTGGTG GTCTATTCGGCGTGCTAGGTCTACTGTTATACCCTTGGGGCTGGGGAGCAACCAGAGTCAAAAGACTATGTGGCGAGAACTCCGAACCTTATATACCAGGGGACTGTTCTATTG GTTGGGCGCTCTTCGTAACTGCAACAGGGGTAGCTCAGATATTCCTAGCGAGTGCACTTTCGAAGACAGCCGACAAAGCCGCTAACTCTGACAAGGTACAATTTCAAATGGACGAAGGTAAACAATTGATTTGTTTAGCCTGA